The sequence CAGTTTTTACGCTCTCAAGGTCTAAAATTTTATCATTTGCCTCGCTTTGAAGGGCTTTTTTGGCGTCTTTTACCTTCATCTCTTTTTTGATATTTTTGCCGCCGATACCAATTATCTTTATAAAACTCTCTTGCATCTGCGCCATATCAGGTGGCACGTTTGAGCCAGCTTCAAGCGGGTTTTGCTGCACCTCTATCTCGATACTTAGCTCGTCAAGCTCGCCGTTTCTTAGCCTATTTAGCATCTTGTCATAGCTCTTAGCATACTCTGCTTGCTTCTCCTCACTCGCACCTTTTGGCAGTGGTGGAAGCAGTTTTGAGACGATCTTTTCTTCGATGTAGGCGTTGATTTTATCTTGATTTTTCTCGCTTTGCTCGTTTTTTACGAGATTATATGATGCCATAGCAAGGTCTCTTACCATGCTCTCAACGTCACGACCAACAAAGCCAACCTCGGTATATTTGCTAGCCTCGACCTTGATAAAAGGTAGTCCCATCATCTTTGAAAGACGCCTTGCGATCTCAGTTTTACCAACGCCAGTTGAGCCGATCATCAAGATATTTTTTGGCATGATGTCATCTTGCAAGCTCTTTTCAAGCTTCATACGGCGATATCTGTTGCGAAGCGCGATCGCTATGATCTTTTTGGCGTCCTTTTGACCGATCACATAGTCATCTAAAAATTTAACAATTTCTCTTGGTGTTAAGTTCATTTTCTCTCTTATTC comes from Campylobacter concisus and encodes:
- the hslU gene encoding HslU--HslV peptidase ATPase subunit yields the protein MNLTPREIVKFLDDYVIGQKDAKKIIAIALRNRYRRMKLEKSLQDDIMPKNILMIGSTGVGKTEIARRLSKMMGLPFIKVEASKYTEVGFVGRDVESMVRDLAMASYNLVKNEQSEKNQDKINAYIEEKIVSKLLPPLPKGASEEKQAEYAKSYDKMLNRLRNGELDELSIEIEVQQNPLEAGSNVPPDMAQMQESFIKIIGIGGKNIKKEMKVKDAKKALQSEANDKILDLESVKTEALRRAENEGIIFIDEIDKVAVGSGSSNRQDPSKEGVQRDLLPIVEGSNVNTKFGNLKTDHILFIAAGAFHISKPSDLIPELQGRFPLRVELDSLDEDALYQILTQPKNSLLKQYIALLSTENIELEFDDEAIKEIARIAHAANEKMEDIGARRLHTVIERVIEDISFEASEKSGEKINVTKELVKERLKDVVEDQDLARYIL